The following proteins come from a genomic window of Myroides odoratus DSM 2801:
- a CDS encoding alpha/beta fold hydrolase, giving the protein MIPKSLLYKNIQINYYDSGKGNALIFLHGFLENAKMWKDYMAYFSTKHRVISIDLLGHGDTGCLGYIHSVEDMADAVHAVVTHLKLKRVTLIGHSMGGYVSLAFAELYPDYVKNIVLINSTARADSPERVQNRDRAIELIKKNAPMFITMAINNLFTDAVRPLHEAEINYTREEALKTSTQGVIAALEGMKTRIDKKYCCTLLLTPLPLF; this is encoded by the coding sequence ATGATTCCAAAATCGTTACTATATAAGAATATCCAGATCAATTACTACGATAGTGGTAAAGGCAATGCGTTAATTTTCCTCCATGGTTTTTTAGAAAATGCCAAAATGTGGAAGGATTATATGGCGTATTTCTCAACCAAGCACCGCGTGATTAGCATTGACTTATTGGGTCATGGTGATACGGGTTGCTTAGGTTATATCCACAGCGTGGAAGATATGGCCGATGCGGTTCACGCGGTAGTTACCCATTTAAAATTAAAGAGAGTCACTTTAATTGGGCACTCTATGGGCGGTTATGTTTCTTTGGCATTTGCAGAACTCTATCCTGATTATGTCAAAAACATCGTCTTAATTAATTCTACAGCACGTGCGGATAGTCCTGAACGCGTACAAAACAGGGATCGCGCAATTGAACTCATCAAGAAAAATGCTCCCATGTTTATTACGATGGCAATCAACAACTTATTTACTGATGCCGTTAGACCACTACATGAAGCAGAAATCAACTATACCCGAGAAGAAGCACTAAAAACATCTACCCAAGGCGTTATTGCCGCTTTAGAAGGAATGAAAACGCGAATTGACAAGAAGTACTGCTGCACTTTGCTCCTTACCCCATTGCCTTTATTCTAG
- a CDS encoding fumarate reductase/succinate dehydrogenase flavoprotein subunit, protein MKLDSKIPQGPIDKKWSDYKNHIKLVNPANKRNIDVIVVGTGLAGGSAAATLAELGYNVKAFCYQDSPRRAHSIAAQGGINAAKNYQGDGDSIYRLFYDTVKGGDYRAREANVHRLSEVSANIIDQCVAQGVPLAREYGGLLDNRSFGGTQVSRTFYAKGQTGQQLLLGAYSAMNRQIGRGKIKMYNRHEMLDLVLVDGKARGIIARNLINGEIERHSGHAVVIATGGYGNVFFLSTNAMGSNVTAAWKAHKRGAFFANPCFTQIHPTCIPVTGDHQSKLTLMSESLRNDGRIWVPKKMEDAVAIREGKLKPTQIAEEDRDYYLERRYPSFGNLVPRDVASRAAKERCDAGYGVNATGEAVYLDFASAIERYGKEQARIHHLDENDAKLVYKLGRDVVENKYGNLFQMYEKIVDEDPYTTPMMIYPAVHYTMGGVWVDYNLMSTIEGCYVIGEANFSDHGANRLGASALMQGLADGYFVLPYTIGDYLADDIRTGAIPTDLPEFDAAEKNVQDMIDHLMNNKGSHSVDYFHKKLGKIMWDKVGMARNAQGLNEAMDEIAVLREEFYKDVKVSGTADSFNQELEKALRVADFLELGELFAKDALHREESCGGHFREEHQTEDGEAQRDDANFAYAAAWEYKGNPRDAVLHKEDLVYENIKLVTRSYK, encoded by the coding sequence ATGAAATTAGATTCAAAGATACCTCAAGGACCAATCGATAAGAAATGGTCTGATTATAAAAACCACATTAAATTAGTTAACCCTGCAAATAAACGTAACATTGATGTTATCGTTGTAGGAACAGGATTAGCTGGTGGATCAGCTGCTGCAACTTTAGCAGAGCTTGGTTATAATGTAAAAGCATTTTGTTATCAAGATTCACCTCGTCGTGCGCACTCAATTGCAGCACAAGGAGGGATTAACGCTGCTAAAAACTACCAAGGGGATGGTGACTCAATCTACAGATTATTCTATGATACTGTAAAAGGAGGAGATTACCGTGCACGTGAAGCAAACGTTCACCGTTTGTCGGAAGTTTCAGCGAATATTATTGACCAATGTGTGGCGCAAGGTGTGCCATTAGCACGTGAGTACGGTGGTTTATTAGACAACCGTTCTTTCGGGGGAACGCAAGTTTCTCGTACTTTCTACGCAAAAGGACAAACAGGTCAACAATTATTGTTAGGAGCATACTCTGCAATGAACCGTCAAATCGGTCGTGGTAAAATCAAAATGTACAACCGTCATGAAATGCTTGACTTAGTACTAGTTGATGGAAAAGCAAGAGGTATTATCGCTCGTAACTTGATTAATGGTGAGATTGAGCGTCATTCTGGACACGCAGTAGTTATTGCTACAGGTGGTTACGGAAACGTATTCTTCTTATCTACAAATGCAATGGGTTCAAACGTTACTGCTGCTTGGAAAGCACACAAACGTGGAGCATTCTTCGCTAACCCTTGTTTTACACAAATTCACCCAACTTGTATTCCTGTTACTGGAGACCACCAATCAAAATTAACTTTGATGTCTGAGTCTTTACGTAATGACGGACGTATTTGGGTTCCAAAGAAAATGGAAGATGCTGTTGCAATTAGAGAAGGTAAATTAAAACCAACACAAATTGCAGAAGAAGATAGAGATTACTACTTAGAAAGAAGATATCCATCATTCGGAAACTTAGTACCACGTGACGTTGCTTCTCGTGCAGCTAAAGAAAGATGTGATGCTGGATATGGTGTTAACGCAACAGGTGAGGCAGTTTACTTAGACTTCGCTTCTGCTATTGAGCGTTACGGTAAAGAACAAGCGCGTATTCACCACTTAGATGAAAACGATGCTAAATTGGTTTACAAATTAGGTAGAGACGTTGTAGAGAATAAATACGGAAACTTATTCCAAATGTATGAGAAAATCGTTGATGAGGATCCATACACTACACCAATGATGATTTACCCTGCTGTTCACTATACAATGGGTGGAGTTTGGGTTGATTACAACTTAATGTCAACAATCGAAGGATGTTATGTAATTGGTGAAGCGAACTTCTCTGATCACGGAGCGAACCGTTTAGGGGCTTCTGCGTTGATGCAAGGATTAGCAGACGGATATTTCGTATTACCTTATACAATCGGTGATTACTTAGCTGATGATATTCGTACAGGTGCGATTCCAACAGATTTACCAGAATTTGATGCTGCGGAGAAAAATGTACAAGACATGATTGATCACTTAATGAACAATAAAGGATCACATTCAGTAGATTACTTCCACAAAAAATTAGGTAAAATCATGTGGGATAAAGTAGGTATGGCTCGTAATGCACAAGGTCTAAATGAAGCAATGGACGAAATTGCTGTATTAAGAGAGGAATTCTACAAAGACGTGAAAGTATCTGGAACTGCAGATAGCTTTAACCAAGAACTAGAAAAAGCGCTTAGAGTTGCTGACTTCTTAGAGTTAGGAGAATTATTCGCGAAAGATGCTTTACACCGTGAAGAATCTTGTGGAGGTCACTTCCGCGAAGAACACCAAACAGAAGATGGAGAAGCACAACGTGATGATGCGAACTTTGCTTATGCTGCTGCATGGGAGTACAAAGGAAATCCTAGAGACGCTGTTCTACACAAAGAAGACTTGGTGTATGAAAATATTAAGTTGGTAACTCGTAGTTATAAATAA
- a CDS encoding lipocalin-like domain-containing protein codes for MRLTKMTLAIAFLAIAFASCKDQKEAPVTEETTTTEVVEEVAAPAVDTKVLVASWTQPNPINDKEVQGFELKEDGTAASINMATLQTKKWWVEGDKLFLEQESIGNGTSSIDTVSYQFEVVDGNTLNLLNGESKDSFTRK; via the coding sequence ATGAGATTAACAAAAATGACTTTAGCTATCGCATTTTTAGCTATCGCTTTCGCTTCTTGTAAAGACCAAAAAGAAGCTCCTGTGACTGAAGAAACAACAACTACTGAAGTAGTAGAAGAGGTTGCAGCACCTGCTGTAGACACCAAAGTATTAGTTGCTTCTTGGACACAACCTAACCCTATTAATGACAAAGAAGTACAAGGTTTCGAATTAAAAGAAGACGGAACAGCAGCTTCAATTAATATGGCTACACTTCAAACTAAAAAGTGGTGGGTAGAAGGAGATAAATTATTCTTGGAGCAAGAAAGCATCGGTAATGGTACATCAAGTATTGATACTGTATCTTACCAATTTGAAGTAGTTGATGGTAACACATTAAACCTACTTAACGGGGAGTCAAAAGACTCTTTCACTAGAAAGTAA
- a CDS encoding succinate dehydrogenase cytochrome b subunit has product MAKSALLKSSIAKKYWMSLTGLFLCLFLVGHLIGNLQLIFGDASKFNEYALFMTTNPAVKVLSYVTYISILFHAIDGIVLTVQNKKARPIGYAKNNAGANSKWASRNMAVLGTLLLVFIVTHMVNFWAKMHFTAMPLQTIEVTVEGQEEPITIYKTVQEQPIDVRAVEMGQLEIKGTAFYQKGMDLKIADGYKDLHKITIEFFKDPSTGLISTILYVIAMIVLGFHLSHGFASAFQSLGINNPKYNCLIKGLGYAFAYLVPALFAIIPLYIHFIK; this is encoded by the coding sequence ATGGCAAAATCTGCACTTTTAAAGTCATCCATTGCAAAGAAATATTGGATGTCTCTTACTGGGTTATTTTTATGCTTGTTTTTAGTTGGTCACTTGATAGGGAATCTTCAGTTGATTTTTGGGGATGCGTCAAAATTCAATGAGTATGCCTTATTCATGACAACTAATCCAGCTGTAAAAGTATTATCTTATGTTACGTATATCTCAATCCTTTTCCACGCGATTGATGGTATAGTTCTTACGGTTCAAAACAAAAAAGCTCGTCCTATCGGATACGCGAAGAACAATGCTGGTGCAAACAGTAAATGGGCTTCTCGTAATATGGCGGTTTTAGGAACTTTATTATTAGTTTTTATTGTGACGCACATGGTTAACTTCTGGGCGAAAATGCACTTTACGGCTATGCCTTTGCAAACAATAGAAGTTACAGTTGAAGGTCAAGAGGAACCGATTACAATTTACAAAACTGTTCAAGAGCAGCCAATCGACGTTAGAGCGGTTGAAATGGGACAATTGGAAATTAAAGGAACTGCTTTTTATCAAAAAGGCATGGACTTAAAAATTGCAGATGGTTACAAAGATTTACATAAAATTACAATTGAGTTCTTCAAAGATCCTTCTACAGGATTGATTAGCACAATTTTATATGTAATCGCAATGATTGTTCTTGGATTCCATTTATCTCATGGTTTTGCAAGTGCATTCCAATCTTTAGGGATAAATAATCCAAAGTATAACTGTTTGATTAAAGGTTTAGGTTATGCATTCGCATACTTAGTACCAGCTTTATTTGCGATCATTCCATTATACATTCACTTTATTAAATAG
- a CDS encoding ChaN family lipoprotein, which yields MKYIYSVLFALLVGTVFASEGQPYQIYNAKGKKVTYKQMIKTLGKSDVVLFGEYHNNSLGHWLQLKVTESLGAKQELVLGAEMFEADNQEGLSNYVEGKISEEDFAKEVRLWNNYKGDYRPLVEYAKQHQAPFIATNVPRRYASLLFKGGMGALDTLKVEEKAWIAPLPFPYDPELPGYKEMLTMFDADHVNENLPKAQAIKDATMAHFIQSNIAPNKLFVHYNGSYHSNNYEGIFWYLKNYAPQLKVATITMVEADQVGNFEKLNLGLADFILVVDANILKSF from the coding sequence ATGAAATATATCTATAGCGTATTATTCGCTCTATTAGTTGGAACCGTTTTTGCAAGCGAAGGGCAACCGTACCAAATTTACAATGCGAAAGGAAAGAAAGTGACCTATAAACAAATGATCAAAACATTGGGGAAATCGGATGTGGTGTTATTTGGAGAATATCACAATAATTCTTTGGGGCACTGGTTACAATTGAAGGTAACAGAAAGTTTAGGTGCAAAACAAGAACTTGTGTTAGGGGCTGAAATGTTTGAAGCAGACAATCAAGAAGGCTTGTCCAACTATGTGGAAGGAAAAATCTCTGAAGAGGATTTCGCGAAAGAGGTGCGTTTATGGAATAACTATAAAGGCGATTATCGACCGTTGGTTGAATATGCGAAGCAACATCAGGCTCCTTTTATCGCGACCAATGTACCGCGTCGTTATGCTAGTTTGTTGTTTAAAGGAGGAATGGGAGCTTTAGATACCTTAAAAGTAGAAGAAAAAGCATGGATTGCACCACTTCCTTTCCCTTATGATCCTGAATTACCTGGATATAAAGAGATGTTGACTATGTTTGATGCGGATCATGTGAATGAAAATTTACCTAAAGCACAGGCAATTAAAGACGCAACAATGGCACACTTTATTCAGTCTAATATAGCGCCAAATAAGTTATTTGTACACTATAATGGATCATACCATAGCAACAACTATGAAGGCATTTTTTGGTATTTAAAAAATTATGCCCCACAGCTGAAAGTCGCTACAATTACTATGGTTGAAGCCGATCAAGTAGGGAATTTCGAAAAACTCAATCTAGGTTTAGCCGACTTTATTCTTGTTGTAGATGCGAATATTTTAAAGTCGTTTTAG
- a CDS encoding lipocalin-like domain-containing protein, with translation MKTKQTVLALAFVALAFASCKDQKEATVVEETPAVTEQPTPEVAPATSLVGIWTQPNQANPSVLQGFELKEDGTMVAVNDTAMIFTKWKLVDNTLVFESEVANNDPASVKISTFKYELVAGNTLKLDVDGTIETFTKQ, from the coding sequence ATGAAAACAAAACAAACTGTACTTGCTTTGGCTTTTGTAGCTTTAGCATTCGCTTCTTGTAAAGATCAAAAAGAAGCAACTGTAGTGGAAGAAACTCCAGCAGTAACAGAACAACCTACTCCAGAAGTAGCTCCTGCAACTTCCTTAGTTGGTATTTGGACGCAACCTAATCAAGCAAATCCTAGTGTACTACAAGGTTTTGAATTAAAAGAGGACGGTACTATGGTTGCAGTAAATGATACGGCAATGATCTTTACGAAATGGAAACTTGTAGATAATACACTTGTTTTCGAAAGTGAAGTTGCCAACAATGATCCTGCTTCAGTGAAAATCAGTACATTTAAATACGAATTAGTAGCGGGTAACACCCTGAAACTAGACGTCGATGGAACGATCGAAACGTTTACAAAACAATAA
- a CDS encoding DUF2339 domain-containing protein has product MEFLILLILVIAMILLIRVTNKFDKVNTQLEQSNRMVDGLSHMLKKLQRDIDSLKGKEIGSTSTTAEQEVERVVVPPPIPTEHPVETILSPVEEEVIISEPVQTVVEPKEEILPPPIPTMADRVDQVADEVHSRGHAVVREQEDSKFVKALKELNWLNAIGVITLVLGIGFFVKYAIDQDWINEIGRVALGVAVGGIVAGIAHKLSTKYHVFSSVLMGGSLAILYTTITLAFREYQLFNQTVTFIILSVITVLAVCLSIAYKRQELAIFAFIGGMLAPLLISTGNGNHLVLFSYIFLLNTGVLIVAVRQRWLLVDKFSYVLTYLYLIAWIVLKVNKEYQADAIFFTSLFFLQFMVLLVLRYIKNSKEKSDVGQLLYITVVNFTSLICFFMIQANSMGTNYLGVIIVGMALINALFIVLTTRAKTAPIDKNFTYTLLAITIGLVSLAIPVQLSKVYITIVWAVEMSVLFWIWTRSKANLFRIGSIVLGVLTLVSYLMDIRSFNPTLIYDIEEDKNSIVDVLPIIINQYTLTGIVILLSFFFIYYITGKKPVVEEDTIGLKGMQQPTSAEIHKVLASLLLVLAYGIGFLEISYQVGARIEYPNLGVTDGIYKFFSLVTYTVVYAVIYLVFYKKKMTKLFYSINLAVSGILLLLFAIAVSSLRKDIFYFGEYSPAYFTLHLVAIGAFAYFYFRLYNNIQLLSVESYKWVHALLFASLVLLSSVELDNLVVWMVSTEETYKAVLSDVHAYGYPILWGLMAMLLMIIGMNKEKAELRKLSLISFGIIILKFYLYDVWRMNQGGKIASFVVLGVILLVVSFLLERIKLLLKDKEEQHREQ; this is encoded by the coding sequence ATGGAGTTTTTAATTTTACTTATACTAGTCATCGCAATGATCTTGCTTATTAGGGTGACTAATAAATTTGATAAAGTCAATACGCAACTGGAACAATCCAATCGAATGGTGGATGGTTTGTCTCACATGCTAAAAAAACTACAAAGGGATATAGATAGCCTCAAAGGCAAGGAAATCGGTTCAACATCTACAACTGCAGAGCAGGAAGTAGAACGTGTGGTAGTGCCACCACCGATTCCGACTGAACATCCAGTAGAAACAATACTTTCTCCAGTAGAAGAAGAGGTAATTATATCTGAACCGGTTCAGACGGTAGTTGAGCCAAAAGAAGAAATTCTACCTCCTCCTATACCTACTATGGCAGATCGTGTAGATCAAGTTGCGGATGAAGTGCACTCTAGGGGGCATGCTGTAGTACGAGAGCAGGAAGATAGCAAGTTTGTCAAAGCATTGAAAGAGTTAAATTGGTTGAATGCTATTGGTGTTATCACGTTGGTATTGGGAATTGGATTCTTTGTAAAATATGCGATAGACCAAGATTGGATTAATGAAATTGGCCGTGTGGCGTTAGGAGTTGCAGTTGGAGGAATAGTCGCGGGAATTGCCCATAAATTAAGTACGAAGTACCACGTTTTCTCCTCTGTGTTAATGGGGGGAAGTTTAGCGATCTTGTATACGACGATTACGTTGGCTTTTAGAGAATATCAACTATTTAATCAGACTGTTACGTTTATTATATTAAGTGTCATCACGGTATTAGCCGTGTGTTTATCTATCGCCTATAAGAGACAAGAACTCGCTATTTTTGCCTTTATTGGAGGAATGTTAGCGCCGCTCCTAATTAGTACGGGTAATGGAAATCACTTGGTGTTGTTTTCGTATATCTTCTTGTTGAATACAGGGGTATTGATTGTAGCTGTTCGCCAAAGATGGTTGTTGGTAGATAAGTTTAGTTATGTATTGACTTATTTATATTTAATAGCCTGGATTGTGCTAAAAGTGAATAAAGAATACCAAGCAGATGCCATCTTCTTTACTTCTTTATTTTTCTTGCAGTTTATGGTTTTGTTGGTGTTGCGTTACATAAAGAATTCGAAAGAAAAATCAGATGTGGGTCAACTACTATATATCACAGTGGTTAATTTTACTTCTTTGATTTGTTTCTTCATGATACAAGCCAATAGCATGGGGACTAATTATCTAGGGGTAATTATTGTAGGTATGGCTTTAATTAATGCTTTATTTATCGTGCTGACAACAAGAGCTAAAACAGCGCCAATCGATAAAAATTTCACCTATACGTTATTAGCCATTACCATAGGATTGGTGTCTTTGGCGATACCTGTACAATTGAGTAAGGTTTATATTACAATAGTATGGGCTGTAGAAATGAGTGTTTTATTTTGGATTTGGACGCGCTCCAAAGCCAATCTGTTCCGAATAGGTTCAATTGTATTGGGAGTTCTTACACTGGTTTCTTATTTGATGGATATTCGAAGCTTTAATCCAACCTTAATCTACGATATAGAAGAAGATAAAAATAGTATCGTTGATGTCCTGCCTATTATAATAAACCAGTATACCTTAACGGGAATTGTCATCTTGTTGTCGTTTTTCTTTATTTATTACATCACAGGAAAAAAACCAGTAGTTGAGGAAGATACAATAGGTTTGAAAGGCATGCAACAGCCAACATCTGCCGAGATACACAAGGTTTTAGCTAGTTTATTATTGGTATTAGCTTATGGAATCGGATTTTTGGAAATCTCGTATCAGGTAGGTGCCCGAATAGAATATCCTAATCTAGGTGTTACAGATGGGATCTATAAGTTTTTCAGCTTAGTTACGTATACAGTAGTATATGCAGTGATATATTTGGTATTTTATAAAAAGAAGATGACCAAACTCTTCTATTCCATTAACCTTGCTGTATCGGGTATATTACTTCTGCTTTTCGCAATTGCTGTAAGTTCCTTGAGAAAAGATATCTTCTATTTTGGCGAGTATTCACCTGCGTATTTTACTCTACATCTCGTAGCAATTGGAGCTTTTGCTTATTTCTACTTTAGGTTATATAACAACATTCAGTTGCTTTCCGTCGAAAGTTATAAATGGGTACACGCCTTGTTATTTGCCTCGTTAGTACTGCTTTCGTCAGTAGAACTGGACAACCTCGTTGTGTGGATGGTTAGTACAGAAGAGACGTATAAAGCTGTTTTATCGGATGTTCATGCCTATGGTTATCCAATCCTTTGGGGCTTGATGGCGATGTTGCTCATGATTATTGGGATGAATAAAGAGAAAGCAGAATTGAGAAAGCTATCATTAATCAGTTTTGGAATTATCATATTGAAATTCTATTTATATGATGTTTGGCGCATGAATCAAGGTGGAAAGATTGCATCTTTTGTCGTGTTAGGGGTAATCCTTTTAGTGGTATCTTTCCTATTAGAACGCATTAAATTATTGCTAAAAGATAAAGAAGAGCAGCATCGTGAGCAATAG
- a CDS encoding succinate dehydrogenase/fumarate reductase iron-sulfur subunit — protein sequence MNLTLKIWRQKNAKEQGKIVEYKINDVSPDMSFLEMLDVLNNELIEKGDDPVAFDHDCREGICGMCSLFINGQAHGPDRGVTTCQLHMRKFKNGDTIYIEPFRAKAFPVIKDLVVDRTAFDKIQHAGGFISVNTSGNTQDANAIPIPKHDADKSFDAATCIGCGACVATCKNSSAMLFVSAKVSQFALLPQGKVEAADRVMNMVAEMDALGFGNCTNTGACEVECPKGISLENIARMNREYLKAAL from the coding sequence ATGAATCTTACATTAAAAATATGGCGTCAAAAAAACGCTAAAGAACAAGGAAAAATAGTTGAATATAAAATCAATGATGTTTCTCCTGATATGTCTTTCTTAGAAATGCTTGATGTTTTAAACAACGAGCTAATTGAGAAAGGGGATGATCCCGTAGCATTTGACCACGACTGTCGTGAAGGTATTTGTGGAATGTGTTCGTTATTTATTAATGGACAAGCACACGGACCAGATAGAGGAGTTACTACTTGTCAGTTACACATGAGAAAGTTCAAAAATGGTGATACTATTTATATTGAGCCATTTAGAGCAAAAGCTTTCCCAGTAATCAAAGACTTAGTAGTTGACCGTACCGCTTTTGATAAAATTCAACACGCAGGAGGATTTATTTCGGTAAATACTTCTGGTAATACACAAGACGCAAACGCTATTCCAATTCCAAAGCACGATGCAGATAAGTCATTTGACGCTGCTACTTGTATTGGTTGTGGTGCATGTGTGGCTACGTGTAAAAACTCTTCAGCTATGTTATTCGTATCTGCAAAAGTTTCTCAATTTGCTTTGTTGCCACAAGGTAAAGTAGAAGCTGCAGACCGTGTAATGAACATGGTAGCTGAAATGGACGCTTTAGGCTTCGGTAACTGTACTAATACAGGTGCTTGTGAGGTTGAATGTCCAAAAGGTATTTCTCTAGAGAATATTGCTCGTATGAACAGAGAATACTTAAAAGCAGCCTTATAA
- a CDS encoding nitrilase family protein — protein sequence MKIALIQAPLVWEDVEQNTAYFINQLHQIEPGTDLVVLPEMFTSGFTMNPERVFMTMQDKFIAELQSCCKSLDFALIGSMVIKEEELYYNRLFFIWPTGEFKTYDKRHLFSLAGEEKVYAPGTSRLVVEYKGWNICPLVCYDLRFPAFARNVGEAYDVLLYVASWPDQRIYAWDSLLKARAIENMSYVVGVNRCGEDQNDNHYTGHSQVIDYMGHYLIEPQQGEVVRYCTLDKTIQDKARNRFAFLKDADEIELK from the coding sequence ATGAAAATAGCCTTGATTCAAGCCCCTTTAGTTTGGGAAGATGTAGAACAGAACACTGCTTACTTTATCAACCAATTACACCAAATTGAACCAGGAACGGATTTGGTTGTATTGCCAGAGATGTTTACTTCAGGCTTTACAATGAATCCTGAGCGCGTTTTTATGACCATGCAAGATAAGTTTATTGCTGAACTACAATCGTGCTGTAAATCGCTTGATTTTGCGTTAATCGGTAGTATGGTCATCAAAGAAGAAGAGTTGTATTATAATCGGTTGTTTTTTATTTGGCCAACGGGTGAATTTAAAACCTACGATAAACGCCATTTGTTTTCGCTGGCAGGAGAAGAAAAGGTATATGCGCCCGGAACAAGCCGCTTAGTTGTTGAATATAAAGGGTGGAATATCTGTCCTTTGGTATGTTACGATTTGCGTTTTCCAGCTTTTGCCCGTAATGTTGGGGAGGCCTATGATGTATTGTTGTACGTAGCTAGCTGGCCTGATCAGCGTATTTATGCTTGGGATTCACTGCTAAAAGCACGCGCCATTGAGAATATGAGTTATGTCGTAGGGGTTAATCGATGTGGTGAAGACCAAAATGACAACCACTATACAGGGCATTCGCAAGTGATTGACTATATGGGACACTACCTTATTGAACCACAACAAGGCGAAGTGGTGCGTTATTGTACGCTAGATAAAACAATACAAGACAAAGCGAGAAATCGATTTGCTTTTCTGAAAGATGCAGATGAGATTGAACTAAAATAG